From the Gemmatimonadota bacterium genome, the window ATGGCGCCTCACTTCCTACAATAAGTGTATACAATGTATCTACAGGACGACGGGCAGCGCGTTCGGCTAGGGCACGGCGGCAACCCGGAGGAAGTCCGTATGGCCGGGTCCCGCCGATGGCGATCCGCCGACGATGACGATGTGATCTCCCCGGCTGAGCCCACCGGCCTGCCTGCCCGCGTCGAGGGACGTGCGGATCATCCCGTCCGTCGTGGCAAACTCGTCGCATAGCACCGGTTTGACGCCCCAGACCAGGGCGAGTCCGCGGACGGTTTCCTCTTCGGGACTTACGGCGATGATCGGAACGCTGATACGGTGCCGCGCCGCCAACCGGGCGGTGTGACCCGATCGCGTGCAGCAGACAATGGCCTTCGCTCCCGCTTCCAGGGCCAGCACGCAGGATGTGTGGCTGATCGCCTCCGAAACTCCGGGAATCCCGCACCGCTCCTGGTTTCCATGTGTCGTTCGCCGGAACATCCTCCCCTCGGCCTGCTCCGCTATAGCTGCCAGCGCGCGCACGGCTTCCACCGGATAGGCGCCGGTGGCGCTCTCCTCCGAGAGCATCACGGCGTCCGAGCCGTCGAGCACGGCATTGGCCACGTCGGCGGCCTCGGCGCGCGTGGGCCTGGGACTCTCGACCATGGAC encodes:
- a CDS encoding pyruvate kinase; protein product: MGVDMAALSFVRSQDDVASARKLLDSRGSSLPLMAKTEKPEAVDALDDILPAVDALMVARGGLGVEIPYQDVPLVQKDIITQALRAALPVVTATQMLRSMVESPRPTRAEAADVANAVLDGSDAVMLSEESATGAYPVEAVRALAAIAEQAEGRMFRRTTHGNQERCGIPGVSEAISHTSCVLALEAGAKAIVCCTRSGHTARLAARHRISVPIIAVSPEEETVRGLALVWGVKPVLCDEFATTDGMIRTSLDAGRQAGGLSRGDHIVIVGGSPSAGPGHTDFLRVAAVP